The following are from one region of the Cyanobacterium sp. T60_A2020_053 genome:
- the secG gene encoding preprotein translocase subunit SecG, which yields MSAYQLVQIVWAVSAGLLIVVVLLHSPKGDGLGGIGGQAQLFTSVKTAEATLNRITWALSLTFIALTIVLSAGWLN from the coding sequence ATGAGCGCATATCAGTTAGTACAAATTGTCTGGGCAGTATCAGCAGGATTGTTAATAGTGGTAGTATTATTACATTCTCCCAAAGGGGATGGTTTAGGAGGAATTGGTGGACAAGCTCAACTTTTTACCAGTGTTAAAACCGCCGAAGCTACTTTAAATCGCATTACTTGGGCTTTGAGTCTTACTTTTATTGCTTTAACTATCGTGTTGAGTGCCGGTTGGTTAAATTAA
- a CDS encoding 4Fe-4S dicluster domain-containing protein: MNNPSDNQTVSNFDFKNPPSQELIDQCVHCGFCLSTCPSYRVMGQEMDSPRGRIYLMDAINKGEASLNDTSALHFDSCLGCLACVSTCPSGVQYDQLISAIRPQVERNQPRNIWEKFLRWIIFNIFPYPQRLGALLPLLWFYQVSGLQTLVKKAQLLKFFPRLQAMESILPKIDLSKIGKKYPYVIPSQTEKKYRVGVVLGCVQRLFFDSVNEATVRVLTANGCEVVIPQTQGCCAALPAHQGQEKQAQTLAKQMIDSFADTEVDYIIINAAGCGHTLKEYAHILADDPIYLPKAKEFVAKVRDVQEFLADIDFSAPLSPITEGDLTIVYQDACHLLHGQKISIQPRKLLKMIPQVQLKEPLDASLCCGSAGVYNMLQPEVAEELGEQKVRNLLATGAGIIASPNPGCSLQINKHLAQKGHKVKVIHPMELLDCAIRGQKIA; this comes from the coding sequence ATGAATAACCCCTCAGACAATCAAACGGTATCAAATTTTGACTTCAAAAACCCTCCCTCTCAAGAGTTAATCGATCAATGTGTGCATTGTGGCTTTTGTCTTTCCACTTGCCCTAGTTATCGTGTTATGGGGCAAGAAATGGATTCCCCTAGGGGGCGCATTTATTTAATGGATGCCATTAATAAAGGAGAAGCGAGTTTGAATGACACCAGCGCCCTCCACTTTGACAGTTGTCTGGGGTGTTTAGCCTGTGTCAGTACCTGTCCTTCTGGGGTACAATATGATCAATTAATCTCCGCCATTCGCCCTCAAGTGGAAAGGAATCAACCCCGCAATATTTGGGAAAAGTTTTTACGGTGGATTATTTTTAACATTTTCCCGTATCCGCAACGGTTAGGGGCGCTGTTGCCTTTACTATGGTTTTATCAAGTTTCAGGATTACAAACCCTCGTTAAAAAGGCACAACTATTAAAATTTTTTCCTCGTCTTCAGGCCATGGAATCCATTTTACCAAAAATTGATTTAAGTAAAATTGGCAAAAAATACCCTTATGTTATTCCTTCTCAAACTGAGAAAAAATATCGGGTAGGAGTGGTGTTAGGATGTGTGCAAAGATTGTTTTTTGATTCCGTTAATGAAGCCACGGTTAGGGTTTTAACTGCTAATGGTTGCGAGGTAGTAATTCCCCAAACTCAAGGCTGTTGCGCCGCGCTACCTGCCCATCAAGGGCAAGAAAAACAGGCTCAAACCTTGGCAAAACAAATGATTGACAGTTTTGCGGATACTGAGGTGGATTATATCATCATCAACGCTGCCGGTTGTGGTCATACTCTTAAAGAATACGCTCATATTCTAGCCGATGATCCGATTTATTTACCAAAAGCGAAGGAATTTGTGGCAAAAGTGCGCGATGTGCAGGAATTTTTAGCCGATATTGATTTCAGCGCCCCTCTCTCCCCCATTACCGAAGGGGATTTAACCATAGTTTATCAAGATGCTTGTCACCTATTGCACGGGCAAAAAATCAGTATTCAACCCCGTAAACTACTGAAAATGATTCCCCAAGTGCAGTTAAAAGAGCCTTTAGATGCTAGTTTATGTTGTGGTAGTGCTGGAGTATATAATATGTTACAACCGGAAGTAGCAGAAGAATTGGGAGAGCAAAAAGTGCGGAATCTACTGGCGACGGGCGCTGGAATTATCGCTTCCCCTAACCCCGGTTGTAGTTTACAAATTAATAAACACTTAGCACAAAAAGGGCATAAAGTCAAGGTTATTCATCCCATGGAATTATTAGATTGTGCCATTCGAGGGCAAAAAATTGCTTAG
- a CDS encoding Ycf34 family protein, whose protein sequence is MCICINCYYVDRCRTYHAVEEQHQQPHLTENPSFEAVKPSINVNIRTQADYIEMEWDVVGCESFAEEKGKWSKLRPGEVVPT, encoded by the coding sequence ATGTGTATTTGTATAAACTGTTACTATGTAGATCGTTGTCGTACTTATCATGCTGTAGAAGAGCAACATCAACAGCCCCATCTGACGGAAAATCCTAGTTTTGAAGCTGTTAAGCCGTCTATTAATGTCAATATTCGCACTCAAGCGGATTATATCGAAATGGAATGGGATGTGGTAGGCTGTGAAAGTTTTGCAGAAGAAAAAGGTAAATGGTCAAAACTTCGCCCGGGGGAAGTTGTACCAACTTAG
- a CDS encoding type 1 glutamine amidotransferase has product MQLNIGWLYPKLMSTYGDRGNVICLQRRCQWREIEAHITPLDANTHEDDFNNFDLVVGGGAQDRQQEIVMRDLRGKKAEILKEKLHSGIPGVFTCGSPQLLGKYYEPAMGQRIEGLGILDLVTKHPGASISRCIGNVAFELVAPSLAEDIKMMTGESPTVVGFENHGGRTYLGNVSPLGKVISGNGNNGEDGWEGAFYQNSIATYAHGPLLPKNPFLADWLIIKAIELKYQETITLSALDDSLATLGRKAMLKKMGVS; this is encoded by the coding sequence ATGCAATTAAATATTGGTTGGTTATATCCTAAACTCATGAGTACCTATGGTGATAGGGGTAATGTAATTTGTCTACAAAGGCGCTGTCAGTGGCGAGAAATAGAAGCGCACATCACCCCCCTTGATGCTAATACTCACGAAGATGATTTTAATAATTTTGATCTAGTAGTAGGAGGGGGGGCGCAGGATAGACAACAGGAAATTGTCATGCGAGATTTACGAGGGAAAAAAGCAGAAATTCTCAAGGAAAAACTCCATTCTGGCATACCCGGTGTATTTACTTGTGGTTCACCCCAATTACTTGGTAAATATTATGAACCAGCTATGGGGCAAAGAATTGAGGGTTTAGGTATTTTGGATTTGGTGACGAAACATCCGGGGGCTAGTATTTCTCGTTGTATCGGGAATGTGGCTTTTGAGTTAGTAGCGCCCTCCCTCGCTGAAGATATTAAAATGATGACTGGGGAATCTCCCACGGTGGTAGGTTTTGAAAATCACGGTGGTAGGACTTATTTAGGAAATGTTTCCCCTCTTGGCAAGGTAATTAGTGGTAATGGTAATAATGGTGAGGATGGTTGGGAGGGCGCTTTTTATCAAAATTCTATCGCTACTTATGCGCACGGGCCATTATTACCAAAGAATCCTTTTTTAGCAGATTGGTTAATTATAAAAGCTATAGAACTAAAATACCAAGAAACAATAACTCTCAGCGCCCTTGACGATAGCCTCGCCACTCTGGGGAGAAAAGCAATGTTAAAAAAAATGGGCGTAAGTTAA